The Streptomonospora litoralis genome window below encodes:
- the glmU gene encoding bifunctional UDP-N-acetylglucosamine diphosphorylase/glucosamine-1-phosphate N-acetyltransferase GlmU — translation MSVSRPAAVIVLAAGEGTRMKSRLPKVLHEICGRSMLGHVLAAADELDPQRTVVVVGHARERVVQHLKDTAPAVSTAVQEEQNGTGHAVRMAVEELAAQGVTLSGTVVLAYGDTPMLRGRTLSDLVEAHESDGNAVTVLSAEVPDPAGYGRVVRDASGAFTCIVEHADATPEQRAVGEINSGMYAFDGAHLASVVGRLSTDNAKGEEYITDAVAILRGDGHRVGASVAREWTEIQGVNDRVQLAEARRMLNDRLLTGHMRAGVTVVDPASTWVDAEVEIGPDTVVEPQTQLLGRTSVAEGAVVGPGCRLQATRVGADAVVRHVVADDAEIGPGTSVGPYAYLRPGTVVEPAAKIGTFVEVKNSTVGEGAKVPHLTYVGDADIGAGVNIGASSVFVNYNGVSKNRTTIGDHARTGSDNTFVAPVHVGEGAYTGAGTVVREDVPPGALAVSAGKQRNIEGWVRRKRPGSAAAEAAEQAAGEGAEAAERRDEQ, via the coding sequence GTGAGCGTGAGCCGTCCGGCTGCCGTCATCGTCCTTGCGGCGGGCGAGGGCACCCGAATGAAGTCCAGGCTTCCCAAGGTCCTGCACGAGATCTGCGGCCGGAGCATGCTCGGGCATGTGCTGGCCGCCGCCGACGAACTCGACCCGCAGCGCACGGTGGTCGTGGTCGGGCATGCGCGCGAGCGGGTGGTCCAGCACCTGAAGGACACCGCCCCGGCCGTCTCCACGGCCGTGCAGGAGGAGCAGAACGGCACCGGCCACGCCGTGCGGATGGCGGTCGAGGAGTTGGCCGCCCAGGGCGTCACCCTCTCGGGCACGGTCGTCCTCGCCTACGGCGACACGCCGATGCTGCGCGGGCGCACCCTCTCCGACCTCGTCGAGGCGCACGAATCCGACGGCAACGCCGTCACCGTCCTCTCCGCCGAGGTCCCCGACCCCGCCGGATACGGACGGGTCGTGCGGGATGCCTCCGGCGCCTTCACCTGCATCGTCGAGCACGCCGACGCGACGCCCGAACAGCGCGCCGTCGGCGAGATCAACTCCGGCATGTACGCCTTCGACGGCGCCCACCTGGCCTCGGTGGTGGGGCGGCTGTCCACGGACAACGCCAAAGGCGAGGAGTACATCACCGACGCCGTGGCGATCCTGCGCGGCGACGGCCACCGCGTCGGAGCCTCGGTGGCGCGCGAGTGGACCGAGATCCAGGGCGTCAACGACCGCGTGCAGCTGGCCGAAGCGCGGCGCATGCTCAACGACCGGCTGCTGACCGGGCACATGCGCGCCGGCGTGACAGTCGTCGACCCCGCTTCGACCTGGGTCGATGCCGAGGTCGAGATCGGCCCCGACACCGTGGTCGAGCCGCAGACCCAGCTGCTGGGCCGCACCAGCGTCGCGGAGGGCGCCGTCGTGGGCCCCGGCTGCCGACTGCAGGCCACCCGTGTCGGCGCCGATGCGGTCGTGCGCCACGTGGTCGCCGACGACGCCGAGATCGGCCCCGGCACCAGCGTCGGCCCCTACGCCTATCTGCGCCCCGGCACGGTCGTGGAGCCCGCCGCCAAGATCGGCACGTTCGTCGAGGTGAAGAACTCCACGGTCGGCGAGGGGGCCAAGGTCCCGCATCTGACCTACGTCGGCGACGCCGACATCGGCGCAGGCGTCAACATCGGCGCCTCCTCGGTGTTCGTCAACTACAACGGTGTCAGCAAGAACCGCACCACCATCGGCGACCACGCCCGCACCGGCAGCGACAACACCTTCGTCGCGCCCGTGCACGTGGGCGAGGGCGCCTACACCGGTGCGGGCACCGTGGTCCGCGAAGACGTCCCGCCCGGTGCGCTGGCGGTCTCGGCCGGCAAGCAGCGCAACATCGAGGGCTGGGTGCGGCGCAAGCGCCCGGGATCCGCCGCCGCCGAAGCCGCCGAACAGGCGGCGGGCGAGGGGGCCGAGGCCGCCGAGCGCCGCGATGAACAGTGA
- the pth gene encoding aminoacyl-tRNA hydrolase — protein MHGLLRRVRGAAPAEERSGEVAPVESERWLVVGLGNPGPSYAGNRHNVGFMVAEALAERGGQRFKAHKARAEVAETRLQGVPAVLAKPRSYMNLSGGPVAALSRFYKVPLERILVIHDELDIPFGALRLKRGGGAGGHNGLRSVASSLADPAYLRVRVGVGRPPGRMDAAAYVLKDFSAAERKDLGVVVERAADAVETVLTDGLEKAQNTFHTSVST, from the coding sequence ATGCACGGTCTACTGCGGCGGGTGCGCGGCGCCGCGCCGGCCGAGGAGCGGAGCGGTGAAGTGGCCCCGGTCGAGTCGGAGCGGTGGCTGGTCGTGGGGCTGGGCAATCCCGGTCCCTCCTACGCCGGCAACCGGCACAACGTCGGCTTCATGGTGGCCGAGGCACTGGCCGAGCGCGGCGGGCAGCGGTTCAAGGCGCACAAGGCGCGCGCCGAAGTCGCCGAGACCCGCCTGCAGGGCGTGCCCGCGGTGCTCGCCAAACCCCGTTCCTACATGAACCTCTCCGGGGGGCCTGTGGCGGCTCTGAGCCGTTTCTACAAGGTGCCTCTGGAGCGAATCCTCGTCATCCACGACGAGCTGGACATCCCCTTCGGCGCGCTGCGCCTGAAGCGCGGCGGCGGCGCGGGCGGCCACAACGGCCTGCGCTCGGTCGCCTCTTCCCTGGCGGATCCGGCCTACCTGCGAGTGCGCGTGGGCGTCGGCCGCCCGCCCGGCCGGATGGACGCCGCCGCCTACGTGCTCAAGGACTTCTCGGCCGCGGAGCGCAAGGACCTCGGCGTGGTCGTCGAGCGCGCCGCCGACGCCGTCGAGACCGTGCTGACCGACGGGCTGGAGAAGGCGCAGAACACCTTCCACACGTCGGTGTCAACTTGA
- a CDS encoding MarR family winged helix-turn-helix transcriptional regulator, which yields MRDEVDGLVEAWRAERPDLDIEPLQVLSRVSRLARHLDRARRAVFTEHQLEPWEFDVLAELRRSGPPYELSPGRLLRATLVTSGTMTNRIDRLAAAGMVRRGPDPADKRGVLVRLTPEGRERVDGALADLLSYEESLLAGVSRTDRDALAALLRSVLSPLDV from the coding sequence ATGCGTGATGAGGTCGACGGTCTGGTCGAGGCGTGGCGCGCCGAGCGCCCCGACCTCGACATCGAACCCCTACAGGTGCTCAGCCGGGTCTCCCGCCTGGCCCGCCACCTGGACCGCGCCCGGCGCGCAGTCTTCACCGAACACCAGCTGGAGCCCTGGGAGTTCGACGTCCTGGCCGAACTGCGCCGCTCCGGCCCGCCCTACGAACTCAGCCCGGGACGGCTGCTGCGCGCCACCCTGGTCACCTCCGGCACCATGACCAACCGCATCGACCGGCTCGCCGCCGCCGGCATGGTGCGCCGCGGCCCCGACCCGGCCGACAAGCGCGGCGTCCTGGTGCGACTCACCCCCGAGGGGCGCGAACGCGTCGACGGCGCACTGGCCGACCTGCTCAGCTACGAGGAGTCGCTGCTGGCCGGAGTCTCCCGCACCGACCGCGATGCGCTGGCGGCACTGCTGAGATCGGTGCTCTCCCCGCTCGACGTGTAG
- a CDS encoding transketolase family protein: MRDTFAEVVGAALDTDPRLAVVLADISADRFAAAARRHPDRVVNLGIREQLMIGVAGGLALTGMRPVAHTFAPFLVERPFEQVKLDLGHQGAGAVLVSHGASYDGSHYGRTHMAPGDVALLDSLPGWTVHVPGHADEVGPMLRSALRGEGNVYVRLGERGNAAARPVGPELTTVRAGSARSSGVVVAVGPMLDRVLAATGDLDVTVAYAATVRPFDRAGLNRLAARAGQADVLVVEPYLAGTSAHEVAAALEDRRHRQRSLGVIRDTEVRGYGTPADHDRAHGLDVEGIAKQARDFFLLST, encoded by the coding sequence ATGCGCGACACCTTCGCCGAAGTCGTCGGTGCGGCCCTGGATACCGACCCGCGGCTCGCCGTCGTGCTGGCCGACATCTCCGCCGACCGGTTCGCCGCCGCTGCCCGGCGCCACCCCGACCGCGTCGTCAACCTGGGCATCCGCGAGCAGTTGATGATCGGCGTCGCCGGCGGGCTGGCGCTGACCGGTATGCGGCCCGTCGCCCACACGTTCGCGCCCTTCCTCGTCGAGCGGCCGTTCGAGCAGGTCAAACTCGACCTGGGGCACCAGGGCGCGGGCGCGGTCCTCGTCAGCCACGGCGCCTCCTACGACGGCTCGCATTACGGCCGCACCCACATGGCGCCCGGCGACGTCGCGCTGCTGGACTCGCTGCCCGGCTGGACCGTGCACGTGCCCGGCCACGCCGACGAGGTCGGCCCGATGCTTCGATCGGCGCTGCGCGGCGAGGGCAACGTCTATGTGCGGCTGGGCGAACGCGGCAACGCCGCCGCCCGCCCGGTGGGGCCGGAGTTGACCACGGTCCGCGCGGGCTCGGCGCGCTCCAGCGGCGTGGTAGTCGCGGTCGGCCCGATGCTGGACCGGGTTCTGGCGGCCACCGGGGACCTGGACGTCACGGTCGCCTACGCGGCCACCGTGCGGCCGTTCGACCGCGCGGGTCTGAACCGGCTGGCCGCCCGGGCCGGCCAGGCCGACGTGCTGGTGGTCGAGCCCTACCTCGCGGGCACCTCGGCACACGAGGTCGCCGCCGCATTGGAGGACCGCCGCCACCGCCAGCGGTCGCTGGGCGTGATCCGCGACACGGAGGTGCGCGGATACGGCACACCGGCCGACCACGACCGCGCCCACGGTCTGGATGTGGAGGGCATCGCCAAGCAGGCGCGCGACTTCTTCCTGCTGTCAACTTGA
- a CDS encoding thiamine pyrophosphate-dependent enzyme: MTTAPALTRYADLPALIGLMTGDEKHQIAADSTREVLWVLYDRVLNVSPQAADDPDRDRFLLSKGHGPAPYYAVLAAKGFLDLATLRSWAAFDSPLGHHPDATLVPGAEIGSGSLGHGLGLGVGTALGLRAQGRTGPRVFVLLGDGELDEGSNHEAIAAAGRLGLDNLTAVVVDNASATHGWPGGIDTRFSGEGWAALSAPGRDQSALHDALTTPHRGRPLAVIARVRPKG, from the coding sequence ATGACCACCGCACCGGCACTGACCAGATACGCCGACCTGCCCGCCCTGATCGGGCTCATGACCGGCGACGAGAAGCACCAGATCGCGGCCGATTCCACGCGCGAAGTGCTGTGGGTGCTCTACGACCGCGTCTTGAACGTTTCACCACAGGCCGCCGACGATCCCGACCGCGATCGGTTCCTGCTGTCCAAGGGGCACGGGCCCGCACCCTACTACGCGGTGCTCGCCGCCAAGGGCTTTCTCGACCTGGCGACCCTGCGCAGCTGGGCGGCGTTCGACTCCCCGCTGGGCCACCATCCCGACGCGACGCTGGTACCCGGTGCCGAGATCGGCAGCGGCTCGCTCGGCCACGGCCTGGGGCTGGGCGTGGGCACGGCGCTGGGGCTGCGCGCCCAGGGGCGCACCGGTCCGCGCGTCTTCGTGCTCCTCGGCGACGGCGAGCTCGACGAGGGCAGCAACCACGAGGCGATCGCCGCCGCCGGGCGGCTGGGCCTGGACAACCTCACCGCGGTCGTCGTCGACAACGCCTCGGCCACGCACGGCTGGCCCGGCGGAATCGACACCCGTTTCAGCGGCGAGGGCTGGGCGGCGCTCTCGGCGCCCGGCCGCGATCAGTCCGCCCTCCACGACGCACTCACCACTCCGCACCGCGGCCGACCGCTCGCCGTGATCGCCCGCGTCCGGCCGAAGGGATGA
- a CDS encoding TetR/AcrR family transcriptional regulator produces the protein MTGKQRREQLLDIGRELFAERGFDATSVEEIAARAGVSKPVVYEHFGGKEGVYAVVVDREMQTLLGMVADSLTADTPRGKVENAALALLRYVEEYSQGFRILARDSHAASGTGSFASLISDIATQVEHILGEEFGNRGFAPQLAPMYAQSLVGMVALTGQWWLEVRKPKREVVAAHLVNLAWNGLSNLEPRPRLDHVQRKRGD, from the coding sequence ATGACCGGAAAGCAGCGCCGGGAGCAACTGCTGGACATCGGCCGTGAACTCTTCGCCGAGCGCGGCTTCGACGCCACCTCGGTCGAGGAGATCGCGGCTCGGGCGGGCGTGTCCAAGCCCGTCGTCTACGAGCACTTCGGCGGCAAGGAGGGCGTCTACGCGGTGGTCGTCGACCGCGAGATGCAGACGCTGCTCGGCATGGTCGCCGACTCGCTGACCGCAGACACCCCGCGCGGCAAGGTCGAGAACGCGGCGCTGGCGCTGCTGCGCTACGTCGAGGAGTACAGCCAGGGCTTCCGAATCCTGGCGCGCGACTCGCACGCGGCGTCGGGCACCGGCAGTTTCGCCAGCCTGATCAGCGACATCGCGACACAGGTCGAGCACATCCTGGGCGAGGAGTTCGGCAACCGGGGCTTCGCCCCCCAGCTCGCCCCGATGTACGCGCAGTCGCTGGTGGGCATGGTCGCGCTGACCGGCCAGTGGTGGCTGGAGGTCCGCAAGCCCAAACGCGAGGTCGTGGCGGCCCATCTGGTCAACCTGGCCTGGAACGGACTGTCCAATCTGGAGCCGCGCCCGCGGCTGGACCACGTCCAACGCAAGCGCGGCGACTAG
- a CDS encoding ribose-phosphate diphosphokinase, with protein sequence MTGMKAAGQKKLMLFGGRTHPELAEQVAEQLGIEVAPTKFQDFANGEIFVRYLESVRGCDAFVLQCHADPINESMMEQLIMVDALKRASAKRITVVTPFLGYARQDKKHRGREPISARLMTDLFRTAGANRLMSVDLHTDQIQGFFDGPVDHLFALPLLADYVQSRVAGTEATIVSPDAGRVRTADRWADRMGTPLAIIHKRRDPEVANEVRVHEVVGQVRGRTCVLVDDMIDTAGTIVKAADALFEQGAEEVIAAATHGVLSGPAAERLQNSRISEVVTTNSLPVPKDRRFEKLTQLSIAPLLARAVSEVFSDGSVTSLFEG encoded by the coding sequence GTGACCGGCATGAAGGCCGCGGGTCAGAAGAAGCTCATGCTGTTCGGCGGGCGCACGCACCCCGAACTCGCGGAGCAGGTGGCCGAACAGCTCGGCATCGAAGTCGCGCCGACGAAGTTCCAGGACTTCGCCAACGGCGAGATCTTCGTGCGCTACCTGGAGTCGGTGCGCGGGTGCGACGCCTTCGTGCTGCAGTGCCACGCCGACCCCATCAACGAGTCGATGATGGAGCAGTTGATCATGGTCGACGCCCTCAAGCGGGCTTCGGCCAAGCGCATCACCGTGGTGACACCGTTCCTGGGCTACGCGCGCCAGGACAAGAAGCACCGGGGCCGCGAGCCCATCTCGGCGCGGCTGATGACCGACCTGTTCCGCACCGCCGGGGCGAACCGGCTGATGTCGGTCGACCTGCACACCGACCAGATCCAGGGCTTCTTCGACGGCCCGGTCGACCACCTCTTCGCGCTGCCGCTGCTCGCCGACTACGTGCAGTCGCGCGTCGCCGGAACCGAGGCGACCATCGTCTCGCCCGACGCCGGCCGGGTGCGCACCGCCGACCGGTGGGCCGACCGGATGGGCACGCCGCTGGCGATCATCCACAAGCGGCGCGACCCCGAAGTGGCCAACGAGGTCCGCGTGCACGAGGTCGTGGGGCAGGTCCGGGGCCGCACGTGCGTGCTGGTCGACGACATGATCGACACCGCCGGCACCATCGTCAAAGCGGCCGACGCGCTGTTCGAGCAGGGGGCCGAGGAGGTCATCGCCGCGGCCACGCACGGCGTGCTCTCCGGTCCCGCCGCCGAGCGGCTGCAGAATTCGCGCATCTCCGAGGTGGTGACGACGAACTCGCTTCCGGTGCCCAAGGACCGGCGGTTCGAGAAGCTCACCCAGCTCTCCATCGCCCCGCTGTTGGCGCGTGCCGTCAGCGAGGTCTTCAGCGACGGCTCGGTCACCAGCCTGTTCGAGGGCTGA
- a CDS encoding dihydrofolate reductase family protein, producing MRNVTYSMVVSLDGYIVGPDGSFDWGLPDEEVFRLATDEIRGVGVHLLGRRLYETMLYWETAEQNPSLDFSTLEFAALWKSLPKVVFSTTRSEVQGNARLASDGLAEEIERLRAEPTESDIAIGGASLAAEAAALDLIDEYRARVYPVLLGGGTRFFPHGERRVGLELIENRTFNSKVVYLRYRVVR from the coding sequence ATGCGCAACGTGACCTACTCGATGGTCGTGTCGCTGGACGGCTACATCGTGGGGCCGGACGGCTCCTTCGACTGGGGGTTGCCCGACGAGGAGGTCTTTCGCCTCGCCACCGACGAGATCCGGGGTGTGGGCGTCCACCTGCTCGGACGACGGTTGTACGAGACGATGCTGTATTGGGAGACCGCCGAGCAGAACCCTTCGCTCGACTTCTCGACTCTCGAGTTCGCCGCGCTCTGGAAGTCGCTTCCGAAGGTGGTGTTCTCTACCACGCGGTCGGAAGTCCAGGGCAATGCCCGCTTGGCCTCCGACGGCCTGGCGGAGGAGATCGAGCGGTTGCGAGCTGAACCGACCGAAAGCGACATCGCCATCGGCGGTGCGTCGCTCGCCGCCGAAGCGGCCGCGCTGGATCTCATCGACGAGTACCGGGCCAGGGTCTACCCGGTGCTGCTGGGCGGTGGCACTCGGTTTTTTCCGCACGGCGAGCGCCGGGTGGGCCTCGAACTCATCGAGAACCGCACTTTCAACTCGAAAGTGGTCTATCTGCGTTACCGGGTGGTCCGCTAG
- a CDS encoding acyl-CoA desaturase, which produces MTAAPEIAPEKAKRTPEPEIDPEGRGRLERYTVFAFVFIPLAALAAAVPFAWGWGLTVTDIVIGTVFYLVSGLGITVGYHRHFTHGSFKANRPLRIALAIAGSLAIQGSVIKWVADHRRHHKYADAEGDPHSPWRFGDDWRSVAKGLYYAHMAWLYLDEEKTSPKRFAPDLLKDSDIRRVDRWFGPLVAFSLLGPAVIGGLVTMSWWGALTAFFWAGLVRVALLHHVTWSINSICHTIGEENFEVRDRSRNVWWLAIPSFGESWHNLHHADPTCARHGVLKGQIDISARVIWMFEKLGWASKVRWPNADRLAAKRVSVEN; this is translated from the coding sequence ATGACCGCAGCACCCGAGATCGCTCCTGAGAAGGCCAAGCGCACGCCCGAGCCCGAGATCGACCCCGAAGGCCGGGGCAGGCTGGAGCGCTACACCGTCTTCGCGTTCGTCTTCATCCCGCTGGCGGCCCTGGCCGCCGCCGTGCCCTTCGCCTGGGGGTGGGGCCTCACCGTCACCGACATCGTGATCGGGACGGTGTTCTACCTCGTCAGCGGCCTGGGCATCACGGTCGGCTACCACCGGCACTTCACCCACGGCTCGTTCAAGGCCAACCGCCCGCTGCGCATCGCGCTGGCGATCGCCGGGAGCCTGGCCATCCAGGGCTCCGTCATCAAGTGGGTCGCCGACCACCGCCGCCACCACAAGTACGCCGACGCCGAGGGCGACCCGCACTCGCCGTGGCGCTTCGGTGACGACTGGCGCTCGGTGGCCAAGGGCCTCTACTACGCGCACATGGCCTGGCTCTACCTCGACGAGGAGAAGACCTCTCCGAAGCGCTTCGCCCCGGACCTGCTCAAGGACTCCGACATCCGCCGCGTCGACCGCTGGTTCGGCCCGCTGGTGGCCTTCTCGCTGCTGGGCCCGGCCGTGATCGGCGGCCTGGTCACCATGTCCTGGTGGGGCGCTCTCACCGCGTTCTTCTGGGCAGGCCTGGTCCGCGTCGCGCTGCTGCACCACGTCACCTGGTCGATCAACTCCATCTGCCACACCATCGGCGAGGAGAACTTCGAGGTCCGCGACCGCTCCCGGAACGTGTGGTGGCTGGCCATCCCGTCCTTCGGCGAGTCCTGGCACAACCTGCACCACGCCGACCCCACCTGCGCCCGCCACGGTGTACTCAAGGGCCAGATCGACATCTCCGCCCGCGTCATCTGGATGTTTGAGAAACTCGGATGGGCGAGCAAGGTCCGCTGGCCCAACGCCGATCGCCTTGCCGCCAAGCGCGTCAGCGTCGAGAATTGA
- a CDS encoding zinc ribbon domain-containing protein yields MSAFAPRRGGGDRSCVYKAKRAEVPLVSVDPAYTSRECAEFRYIGTRNRVDQALFVCRSCGVVAHADRNASRTIARRGEAAWNAGRESRVPAAP; encoded by the coding sequence ATTTCGGCGTTCGCCCCCCGCCGGGGCGGCGGCGATCGTAGCTGCGTCTACAAGGCCAAGCGGGCCGAGGTGCCGCTGGTCTCGGTGGATCCGGCCTACACCAGCCGGGAATGCGCCGAATTCCGGTACATCGGCACGAGGAACAGGGTCGATCAGGCCCTCTTCGTGTGCCGGTCGTGCGGGGTCGTTGCCCACGCCGACCGCAACGCTTCCCGCACCATCGCCCGCCGGGGCGAGGCTGCGTGGAACGCGGGGCGTGAGTCGCGCGTCCCTGCCGCCCCATAA
- a CDS encoding 50S ribosomal protein L25/general stress protein Ctc — MSEVRIAAEPRTEFGKGPARRVRRAGKVPAVLYGHGTDPRHIALPGHDLMLALKTPNVLLRVDGLTGSDNLALPKSVQRDPIKGFLEHVDLLVVKKGEKVTVEISVTLTGEIASGGVLNQELITVEVETEATRIPEGVEYDIEGLGVGAHVTAADLQLPRGTELVSDPETILLTIAPERSEEEVEALETAEADVAAEAAEEAAEGAGQEAEQASGEGESAQTASE, encoded by the coding sequence GTGTCCGAGGTACGCATCGCTGCCGAGCCGCGCACGGAATTCGGCAAGGGCCCCGCACGGCGCGTCCGCCGCGCGGGTAAGGTGCCGGCCGTCCTCTACGGCCACGGCACCGACCCTCGCCACATCGCCCTGCCGGGCCATGACCTGATGCTGGCCCTGAAGACCCCGAACGTGCTGCTGCGTGTCGACGGCCTGACCGGCTCCGACAACCTCGCGCTGCCCAAGAGTGTTCAGCGGGACCCGATCAAGGGCTTCCTGGAGCACGTCGACCTGCTGGTGGTGAAGAAGGGCGAGAAGGTCACCGTCGAGATCTCGGTGACCCTCACCGGTGAGATCGCGTCCGGCGGCGTGCTCAACCAGGAGCTGATCACCGTCGAGGTCGAGACCGAGGCCACCCGCATCCCCGAGGGCGTCGAGTACGACATCGAGGGCCTCGGGGTCGGCGCGCACGTCACTGCGGCCGACCTCCAGCTTCCCCGCGGCACCGAGCTGGTCAGCGACCCCGAGACCATCCTGCTGACCATCGCTCCGGAGCGCAGCGAGGAAGAGGTCGAGGCGCTGGAGACCGCCGAGGCCGACGTCGCCGCCGAGGCGGCCGAAGAGGCCGCCGAGGGGGCCGGCCAGGAGGCCGAACAGGCGTCCGGCGAGGGCGAGTCCGCCCAGACCGCCTCGGAGTAG
- a CDS encoding ABC-F family ATP-binding cassette domain-containing protein, translated as MTNLVNLQDVSLAYGPLVLLDEVALGVDEGDRIGVVGRNGGGKSTLVSVLAGRTAPDSGRVVHSRGLRVGFLQQRDRFPEATVGGFVLGDLAEHEWAGDARVRDVLRGLLSGWDLDAPMSTLSGGERRRATLARLLVDSHDLVILDEPTNHLDIEAIAWLAEHLRGRREALTVVTHDRWFLDAVTNRTWEVVDGRVERYEGGYAAYVLAKAERERLAAQAEERRQNLARKELAWLRRGPPARTSKPKFRVEAANALIAGEPPARNTVELVRFASTRLGKTVVDVEGLTLVADDTTLLDRLTWQLGPGDRIGLVGVNGSGKTTLLRALAGEREPDGGRVRHGKTVNLAHLSQSLAELAPELRPLQAVEEVRRHITVGGREFTAGQMLERFGFRGERQWTPIGDLSGGERRRLQLLRLLMDEPNVLLLDEPTNDLDIETLTELEDLLDGWPGTLVVVSHDRYFLERVTDRTMALMGDADLLFLPGGVQEYLDRRARQSDGAAAVPGRRPDGSGGAEPDAAPAMSAAQRRAVQKEAQRIERRLERIGTRESELHEQMAQAADDYARLAELDSELKSIQAEKEELEELWLTEAEKISD; from the coding sequence ATGACGAATCTCGTGAACCTGCAAGACGTGTCCCTGGCCTACGGGCCGCTCGTGCTGCTCGACGAGGTCGCCCTCGGCGTCGACGAAGGCGACCGCATCGGCGTCGTCGGGCGCAACGGCGGCGGCAAGTCCACGCTGGTCTCCGTGCTGGCCGGCCGTACCGCACCCGACTCCGGCCGGGTCGTGCACAGCCGCGGCCTGCGCGTCGGGTTCCTGCAGCAGCGCGACAGGTTCCCCGAGGCCACGGTCGGCGGGTTCGTCCTGGGCGACCTGGCCGAGCACGAATGGGCCGGCGACGCGCGCGTGCGCGACGTGCTGCGCGGGCTGCTCAGCGGCTGGGACCTCGACGCCCCGATGTCCACGCTCTCCGGCGGCGAGCGCCGCCGCGCCACGCTTGCGCGGCTGCTGGTCGACAGCCACGACCTCGTCATCCTCGACGAGCCCACGAACCACCTGGACATCGAGGCGATCGCGTGGCTGGCCGAGCACCTGCGCGGCCGCCGCGAGGCGCTCACCGTCGTCACCCACGACCGGTGGTTCCTCGACGCCGTCACCAACCGCACCTGGGAGGTCGTCGACGGCCGCGTCGAGCGCTACGAGGGCGGCTACGCGGCTTACGTGCTGGCCAAGGCCGAGCGCGAGCGGCTGGCGGCCCAGGCCGAGGAGCGGCGGCAGAACCTGGCACGCAAGGAGTTGGCCTGGCTGCGCCGCGGCCCGCCCGCCCGCACCTCGAAGCCGAAGTTCCGCGTCGAGGCCGCCAACGCCCTGATCGCCGGCGAGCCCCCGGCCCGCAACACCGTGGAGCTGGTGCGCTTCGCCAGCACGCGGCTGGGCAAGACGGTCGTCGACGTCGAGGGCCTCACCCTCGTCGCCGACGACACCACCCTCCTCGACCGCCTGACCTGGCAGCTCGGCCCGGGCGACCGGATCGGGCTGGTCGGCGTGAACGGCTCGGGCAAGACCACGCTGCTGCGGGCGCTGGCAGGCGAGCGCGAACCCGACGGCGGCCGGGTCCGGCACGGCAAGACGGTGAATCTCGCGCACCTCTCGCAGAGCCTCGCCGAGCTGGCGCCCGAGCTGCGCCCGCTGCAAGCCGTGGAGGAGGTGCGTCGGCACATCACCGTCGGCGGCCGGGAGTTCACCGCCGGCCAGATGCTGGAGCGGTTCGGATTCCGCGGTGAGCGGCAGTGGACCCCCATCGGCGACCTCTCCGGCGGCGAGCGGCGCCGCCTCCAGCTGCTGCGGCTGCTGATGGACGAGCCCAACGTGCTGCTACTGGACGAGCCCACCAACGACCTCGACATCGAGACCCTCACCGAGCTTGAGGACCTGCTCGACGGCTGGCCGGGAACCCTGGTGGTGGTCAGTCACGACCGCTATTTCCTGGAGCGCGTGACCGACCGCACGATGGCCCTGATGGGCGACGCCGACCTGCTGTTCCTGCCGGGTGGCGTGCAGGAGTACCTGGACCGCCGCGCCCGCCAGAGCGACGGCGCCGCCGCCGTCCCCGGCCGCCGTCCCGACGGCTCGGGCGGCGCCGAGCCCGACGCCGCCCCCGCCATGTCGGCCGCCCAGCGCCGCGCCGTGCAGAAGGAGGCCCAGCGCATCGAGCGCCGCCTGGAGCGCATCGGCACCCGAGAGTCCGAGCTGCACGAACAGATGGCCCAGGCCGCCGACGACTACGCCCGCCTGGCCGAACTCGACTCCGAACTGAAGAGCATCCAGGCGGAGAAGGAGGAACTGGAGGAACTCTGGCTCACCGAGGCCGAGAAGATCAGCGACTGA